The Chitinophaga sp. H8 genome contains a region encoding:
- a CDS encoding ABC transporter permease, translating into MLKVHITIAWRNILKSKLHAFINIAGLAMGMMVAILIGLWIWDELTFNQYHKNYSHIAQVMYHASYNGTTDTREAVPIPLGRELRSRYSGAFKHIVLSAYTSNRVLTHGDKKIIKTGTFMEAGAPEMLTLHMQQGSWDGLKDPNNIMLSVSAAKALFGDVDPLNQLLKMDTITLNVTGVYDDLPLNSQFHELHFLAPWELYIASGEDIRQKQDAWNINSTTLYVELMPQADIEKVSRMIAPLKRDHISKEDAAVFNPRLFLHPMSQWHLHSTWKNGVPTNARIQFVWLFATIGAFVLMLACINFMNLSTARSEKRAKEVGIRKTIGSRKGQLIGQFLTESVLVTLFAFILAILLAQLVLPFFNDIADKKISILWTNPLFWAIGLGCSLLTGLVAGSYPAFYLSSFQPLQVLKGTFHLGRFAALPRKVLVVIQFTVAVTLMTGTLIVYHQIQFAKDRPIGYNRDGLITVRMSPSDIKAHYDALKNDLLSTEAAVSMTASQGPTTDTWDARGGFQWTGKPPHLQDEFVTVAVTHDYGKTLGWKFSQGRDFSNGYPTDLSSGVILNETAAKFMQLKNPIGQIITWGSAKLHVIGIVKDMVMNSPYDPVKPTIYYLSYDNPNFVILKINPAQNAHAALEKIAGVFEKHNPAVPFSFKFVSDEYARKFAIEERVGKLAGSFALLTIIISCLGLFGLASFVAQQRTKEIGIRKVLGASIFGLWRMLSKEFFVLVSIACLIAIPLTWHFLEQWLQQYEYRTGISLWFFLVAGISALCITLLTVSYQTIKAALMNPVKSLKAE; encoded by the coding sequence ATGCTAAAAGTTCATATTACTATTGCCTGGAGAAATATCCTGAAAAGCAAACTGCATGCTTTTATCAATATTGCCGGGCTGGCAATGGGGATGATGGTAGCCATACTCATTGGCCTGTGGATATGGGACGAGCTCACATTCAACCAATATCATAAAAACTATTCCCACATTGCCCAGGTGATGTACCATGCTTCTTACAATGGTACTACAGACACCCGCGAAGCGGTACCCATTCCACTGGGTAGGGAACTACGCAGCAGGTATAGCGGAGCATTCAAACATATTGTCCTGTCAGCTTATACCAGCAACCGGGTACTTACCCATGGCGATAAAAAGATCATTAAAACCGGGACCTTCATGGAAGCCGGTGCTCCTGAAATGCTGACGCTTCATATGCAGCAAGGTAGCTGGGATGGCCTGAAAGACCCCAACAATATTATGCTGTCGGTATCTGCGGCGAAAGCGCTATTTGGGGATGTAGATCCACTGAACCAGTTACTGAAGATGGATACTATCACCTTGAATGTGACCGGCGTATATGACGACCTTCCACTGAACTCACAATTCCATGAGCTGCATTTCCTCGCACCCTGGGAGCTATATATCGCCTCCGGTGAAGATATCCGGCAAAAACAGGACGCATGGAATATAAATTCCACAACACTTTATGTAGAGCTGATGCCACAGGCAGACATCGAAAAAGTAAGCCGGATGATTGCCCCTCTCAAACGGGATCATATCAGTAAAGAAGATGCAGCTGTGTTTAATCCCAGGTTGTTCTTACACCCGATGAGCCAGTGGCATTTACATTCCACCTGGAAAAATGGGGTTCCTACAAATGCACGCATACAATTTGTCTGGCTGTTTGCCACTATCGGGGCCTTTGTACTGATGCTGGCCTGTATTAATTTTATGAACCTCAGCACGGCACGTTCTGAAAAACGTGCTAAAGAGGTAGGTATCCGCAAAACAATAGGTTCCAGGAAAGGACAACTGATCGGACAGTTCCTAACTGAATCTGTACTGGTCACACTCTTCGCCTTTATACTGGCAATCTTACTGGCACAGCTTGTATTACCTTTCTTCAATGACATCGCTGATAAAAAGATCAGCATACTTTGGACGAATCCGTTATTCTGGGCAATCGGTTTAGGATGCAGTCTGCTAACCGGATTAGTTGCAGGCAGTTATCCTGCATTTTATCTGTCCTCATTCCAACCGTTACAAGTACTTAAAGGAACTTTTCACCTGGGGCGCTTTGCAGCGCTACCCCGCAAAGTCCTGGTTGTTATACAGTTTACTGTAGCAGTCACATTGATGACTGGCACTCTCATTGTTTACCATCAGATACAATTTGCAAAAGACCGGCCCATAGGCTATAACCGCGATGGACTGATAACTGTCCGCATGTCTCCATCCGATATCAAAGCGCACTATGATGCTTTAAAAAATGACCTTCTGAGCACAGAGGCAGCCGTAAGTATGACGGCCTCTCAGGGACCTACTACCGACACCTGGGATGCACGGGGTGGTTTTCAGTGGACCGGTAAACCTCCTCACCTGCAGGACGAGTTTGTCACGGTGGCTGTAACGCATGACTATGGTAAAACGCTGGGCTGGAAGTTCTCCCAGGGCCGGGACTTTTCCAATGGCTACCCTACAGATCTCTCCTCGGGAGTCATTTTAAATGAAACGGCTGCAAAGTTCATGCAACTGAAAAACCCTATCGGCCAAATCATTACCTGGGGTAGTGCAAAACTGCATGTAATAGGCATTGTAAAAGATATGGTCATGAACTCTCCTTATGACCCTGTTAAACCGACAATCTACTATTTGAGTTACGATAATCCCAACTTCGTCATCCTGAAGATAAACCCTGCCCAGAATGCGCATGCTGCATTGGAAAAAATAGCAGGTGTGTTTGAAAAACATAACCCGGCGGTGCCTTTTAGTTTCAAATTTGTAAGTGATGAATATGCCCGCAAATTTGCTATTGAAGAACGGGTAGGTAAACTGGCTGGCAGCTTCGCCCTCTTAACCATCATTATCAGTTGCCTGGGGTTATTCGGCCTGGCCTCTTTTGTAGCACAACAACGCACGAAGGAAATCGGCATCCGGAAAGTACTGGGCGCATCCATATTTGGGCTCTGGCGCATGCTGTCTAAAGAATTTTTTGTACTGGTAAGCATTGCCTGTCTGATTGCCATACCACTGACCTGGCATTTCCTGGAGCAATGGTTGCAGCAATACGAATATCGTACCGGGATCTCCCTATGGTTCTTCCTGGTAGCCGGAATAAGTGCCTTATGTATCACTTTGCTGACGGTTAGCTATCAGACAATAAAGGCTGCTTTAATGAATCCGGTAAAGAGTTTGAAGGCGGAGTAG
- the trxA gene encoding thioredoxin: MGAFNDLIQSETPVLVDFYADWCQPCKAMGPIIQEVARAMEGRGRVVKVNIDKNQDAARHFNVTAVPTFIIFKKGQVLWRHAGMIDKPSLLRTMEANS, from the coding sequence ATGGGCGCATTTAATGATCTTATTCAGTCAGAAACACCGGTATTGGTCGACTTTTATGCAGATTGGTGCCAACCCTGCAAGGCTATGGGCCCTATTATCCAGGAGGTAGCCAGGGCCATGGAGGGGAGGGGAAGAGTGGTAAAAGTTAATATAGATAAGAATCAGGACGCTGCCCGGCATTTTAATGTTACAGCAGTACCCACTTTTATCATCTTTAAAAAAGGGCAGGTGTTATGGCGCCATGCCGGTATGATCGATAAACCCAGTTTGCTGAGAACAATGGAAGCCAACAGCTAG
- a CDS encoding RNA polymerase sigma factor has protein sequence MSSKEARFLQLLEAHKGVLFKICRIYEEDAEARNDLLQEMILQLWASFDTFRGDSQFSTWMYRVALNTAIVFFKKEKRRPDTVMLPLDNEQPAPPQYNGETEQQLALFYKAVKQLSQVEKALVFLYMENQTYEEIAANMGITPVNARVRLNRIKNKIKELIKTMGYES, from the coding sequence TTGTCTAGTAAAGAAGCCCGTTTTTTACAGTTGCTGGAAGCGCATAAAGGTGTGCTGTTTAAGATTTGCCGGATCTATGAAGAAGATGCGGAAGCACGCAATGACCTGCTGCAGGAAATGATTTTGCAGCTGTGGGCGTCTTTTGATACGTTCAGGGGAGATAGCCAGTTTAGCACGTGGATGTACAGGGTAGCATTAAATACAGCGATTGTGTTTTTTAAAAAGGAAAAACGAAGGCCGGATACCGTGATGCTTCCCCTGGATAATGAACAACCGGCTCCTCCGCAGTATAATGGGGAAACAGAACAGCAGCTTGCCTTGTTTTATAAGGCTGTTAAACAATTAAGCCAGGTGGAAAAAGCATTGGTATTCCTGTATATGGAGAACCAGACCTACGAAGAGATCGCGGCTAACATGGGAATTACTCCTGTAAATGCCCGGGTCCGGCTCAACCGGATTAAAAACAAAATAAAAGAGCTGATTAAAACAATGGGTTATGAATCTTGA